In the Silvanigrella aquatica genome, TTTATCCTTTATACAAAGCAAATCGTGGAGAAACTCCTCCCGAAATTATTCCGCAAATTTCTTTAATTCAAAATTTAGTAAAAGAAATGGCCATTCCTTCTTTTGCCATACCTGGATTTGAAGCAGACGACGTAGCGGCAACCCTGGCCAAATATTTTGAACATTATGGCGAAGTTTATCTTGTCACTTCTGATAAAGATTACATGCAAATTATAAATGATAAAATAAGTTTATTTTCCTTAAAAAAGGGAGATGAATATGACATTGTCAATATTGATAAAGTTATCGATTACTTTGGAGTACCTCCCGATCAAGTCATTGAAGTCCTGGCTTTAACGGGTGATGCTGTAGATAATATTCCGGGAGTCAAAGGAATAGGCGATAAAACAGCAGCGAAACTCGTTTCTGAGTTTGGTAGTATTGAAAATATTTATGCCAATATTGAAAAAATTACAAATAAAAGAGCAAAAACAGCCTTAGAAAATCATAAAGAAGACGCACTCCTTTCACGTTATCTTGCTACAATTAACAGCTCTATTCCAATGAATATTTCAGAGTTTTCGTTACGTTATAATCTTGAAAATTTAAAAGTAAATACAACGGCCAAAGCAAGTCTTGAAGCTTTGAGAATGCACACTCTTGTTAAAAATATTTTTACTCAAACCACTTCTTCTTTAAAAAAGACAGAAGAAAAGAAGGATGATAAAAATGAGAATCAACAAAGTCATTCTCATTTATTTGAAGTTCAAGAATATCAGAATAAATTTACATCAATAGAAAATGTACCAAGTAAATTAAAATCTGAAGATGACAGCAAATGGAATAAAAAATCTTATTCCCTTGTGAGAACAAAAGAGCAATTAACCCAGGTTTTTAATAAAATAACAGACCCCAAATTAAGTTTTTTCGCACTTGATACAGAAACAACAGGCCTTGACATCATGGAAGATATTCCCATTGGTGTTTCGTTGTGCTTTGAAAAAGGTTCTGCCTATTATATTCCAGCTCATGAAACTCATTTGCAAGGTGGTACTTTACTTACTTCAGAAAAAAATTTACCAGAGTACACATCTCAAGATGTCTGGGCAGGACTTCAAGAAGCGCTCTTAAAAAGAAAAGCAACCTTGGTTGCTCATAATTTAAAGTATGATCTCCATATGCTAAAAAATAGGGGAATAAATTGGGGAGAATCCCCCATGTGCTGCACCATGGTTGCGGCATGGTTATGCAATCCTGCCGAAGGAGGATTTAGCCTCGATTTATTAACTCTCAAACATTTTGAATTTCAAAAAATTCCAACGAGTTCCCTTATTGGTAAAGAAACGGGACGATCTTCTATGCTCGATGTTCCTTTGCCCGATCTCAGTGAATATGCCTGCGAAGACGCCGATGCCACTTACCGACTTTGGCAATTTTACCAAGAAAAATTAAAATCAAATTCAGACTTGCAAAAATTATTTTTTGATATGGAAATGCCTGTTTTATTATTACTCAATGAAATGGAACGAAATGGCGTGCATATTAATTCTGAGTATTTAGGTGGATTAACTGCTGAAATACAAGAAACACTTATGAAAATTGAAAATGAAATTTACTCTAAAGTTGGATTTCCATTTAAAATTACAAGCCCAAAACAGCTTGGTGATATTTTATTTGATCATTTAAAAGTTCACGAAGAATTAGGATATACTGGAAAACTAGCACGCACCACACAAGGTTACAAAACAGACGCCGGTGTTTTAGAGCAATTTGAAGATCATCCTATCGTTGCTAAAATTCAACAACATCGGGAACTTTCTAAATTACTTTCAACCTATGTTCTTGTGTTACCTAAATTGGTAAAAAAGTCCACCGGCCGTGTGCACACACATTTTAATCAAATTGGAACCGCTACAGGAAGACTTTCCAGCTCCGATCCCAATATGCAAAATATACCCGTAAAAAGTGATTGGGGTAAAAAAGTAAGAGCTGCATTCAGTCCTTCAAAATCAAATTCAACCATTATTTCTGCCGATTATTCTCAAATTGAACTGCGCGTCCTAGCACATATTTCCAATGATAAAAATATGCTCTCCGCTTTTCAATCAGGAGCTGACATTCACCGCCAAACGGCGGCACAAATTCTGGGAAAAGAATTAGAAGAAGTCACCCCTGAAGAGCGTAACAAAGCAAAAGCAATTAATTTTGGGATTATTTATGGGATGGGCGCACAACGCCTTGCAAAACAGCAAAAAATTCCACTTGCTGATGCTAAAAAATTCATTGAACGTTACTTTAGTAATTTTTCTGGGGTTAAAAAATATCTTGATGATCAGCGTGCCCAAGCTCATTCAGAAGGCCTTGTCAAAACTTATTTTGGACGTATTCGCCCTATTCCTGCCATTCTTTCCAAAAATCCTCTTGAAGCAAAACTTGCGGAAAATATGGCCATCAATTCACCCATTCAAGGAACTGCCTCTGATATTATGAAACTCGGCATGCTTGCCGTGCAAAAAATGATGAAGCAAAAGA is a window encoding:
- the polA gene encoding DNA polymerase I — translated: MENAKQRLFIIDGMSLLFRSFYAMGSRLTAPDGTPIGAVYGFLKVLIKILREQNPTHFAVCWDLKEKTFRHEVYPLYKANRGETPPEIIPQISLIQNLVKEMAIPSFAIPGFEADDVAATLAKYFEHYGEVYLVTSDKDYMQIINDKISLFSLKKGDEYDIVNIDKVIDYFGVPPDQVIEVLALTGDAVDNIPGVKGIGDKTAAKLVSEFGSIENIYANIEKITNKRAKTALENHKEDALLSRYLATINSSIPMNISEFSLRYNLENLKVNTTAKASLEALRMHTLVKNIFTQTTSSLKKTEEKKDDKNENQQSHSHLFEVQEYQNKFTSIENVPSKLKSEDDSKWNKKSYSLVRTKEQLTQVFNKITDPKLSFFALDTETTGLDIMEDIPIGVSLCFEKGSAYYIPAHETHLQGGTLLTSEKNLPEYTSQDVWAGLQEALLKRKATLVAHNLKYDLHMLKNRGINWGESPMCCTMVAAWLCNPAEGGFSLDLLTLKHFEFQKIPTSSLIGKETGRSSMLDVPLPDLSEYACEDADATYRLWQFYQEKLKSNSDLQKLFFDMEMPVLLLLNEMERNGVHINSEYLGGLTAEIQETLMKIENEIYSKVGFPFKITSPKQLGDILFDHLKVHEELGYTGKLARTTQGYKTDAGVLEQFEDHPIVAKIQQHRELSKLLSTYVLVLPKLVKKSTGRVHTHFNQIGTATGRLSSSDPNMQNIPVKSDWGKKVRAAFSPSKSNSTIISADYSQIELRVLAHISNDKNMLSAFQSGADIHRQTAAQILGKELEEVTPEERNKAKAINFGIIYGMGAQRLAKQQKIPLADAKKFIERYFSNFSGVKKYLDDQRAQAHSEGLVKTYFGRIRPIPAILSKNPLEAKLAENMAINSPIQGTASDIMKLGMLAVQKMMKQKNFKTKLILQVHDELVLDGPLEEYEEIHKIVKKAMEEAVQFKVPMLVEVGHGKNWLEAK